The sequence TAAGGATAATGCTAATTGAGTAATTATTGAGAACAAAACCTGGTTTTATGATCTTGTGTTGGATATAAAAATTGGGAGTGGGGGGAAGATTCATGTGCCTAAAGCAAAACCTACTCTTTTAAGTTCCACTACTTGTTGTGAATGGTGGgctgttttgtttttcttggcATGCGGCCAGCACACTTTTCCATTACAAAAACAAATAGACAAAAGCAGATATCTAAGATTCTTTGGCATTATTAGAAACTGGTCCATATCCCTTGTtcaatttttcaaaagaagCCAAATGCCCcacacaaatttaaataactatTTCTGGTTGAGTTTAAAAAGTTTAGTCACTTGCCTTTGTTTTTGGAAACGTAAAAGATAGAgcaaagtaaataaataacttactttttatttctttgtataGATTGTTTTGTGGATAAATTTAGCCTTTGAAGAAAACAAGAGTCATTTGTAGAGTTTGCTCTCCCTCTTTTCAGATAAAGAGAACACTTTCACAGCTTCATTCCCATCCTCATAGTTTCcgttcttttgtttttccatattttcAAACAAAGAAGTTAGTCTCTATGAAGAAAATCTGTTGATCAAAATATAAggttttattttgaattaaaaagaagaaaagaagaaaagaggtatgagggagaagaaagaaaggcaAGAGAATGAGGATAAAGACTTACTTGGTCTCTCAACTTGTTTAGAAGAGAGGGAAACTAGAGAGTAAAAAGTATTGAAAGATATGTTTTTCAttagttaataatataaaacaaatagcagataaaaaaaaagcatacaatgagttttttttttttttttaatcttttaattccatgaattttattacatcactaaaataattgatataaggTTATTTTACAAAAGATACTCTTCTTCCCTGCTCCTTTCTCCCCCTCTCTGACTAAAGGGTGAGACATTTTTAAAAGGCTTAAGcctaatacaaaaattaaaaacttgcTTCAggctacttttatttttattttttcttgatcaGCAGTGTGAGTGCCATTGAATAGAAGGAGATACATCTGCTGCCAAGAGGCTACAAAAATCAGGAGGACTCAAATACCAatcacttttaaaaatataaacaatcaGTTCTAGTTTACCTGCCACTCTATTCTGCTCTCTCTTAACAGTAATTAAATTACAACTATCAATGAATTCTGATATCTCCTTAATCTCATCTACAAGAACTTTGGTTTCCTGAGGGACTGCCTTGATATTATAGTTGGAAGAATCTACTCTCTGCCATCATTTAGAGAATGTGAACTTGATCACAAAGGAAATACTTTGAAACTGATCCAAACATCAACTTTCCTCTTATGATCTCTACAAATCGAACTGGTAAGAGCAATTGGTGGGTTGTGGAAGAGAAGGAAGCATCgatattcattttaattctatCTCTCTGGGGTGGATTCCACTCGGTCTCAGAATGGGGAGGCTGAACTTTTTGAACTGTAAATATTCGATGAGCCTGAATATAGCTATCTACAAGCATTCTCGTTGCAGCCCTGGAACACCAGATAGACCATCAAACAATGACTGCTATATTCGACAAACCACCTGCTCCTTATTGACTGGCTTTCTGTAGCAACATTTGCTACCATTGGACCAACCCACGAATGCATTAAAGTTTTCCATAAACACACCAAGATTGCTGCATAACCAGGACGCTCTTGCATGGTCGCAATTGAAGAGAATGAATCATCCCTACAAAGTAAACACAAAGCATTAAAGTTGAATAACAGATTGGTGGCGAAGGAAGAAGGGTACCAAATAAGAGTATCTCTGCCACTCAGTCTGCCAAGAGGAGTTTCTATGGCCATACGAGTTGTCTCAATGTTAAACGACTTATTCAATCAACCTATATCCCAGGAACCTGCCTCTTTATCAATCAACAACTCTTACTTTTGACCTTGTCCATAATTGATTTGCCACCAGAGCCGCTGTCCAATACTCCCCTCCCTTCCAACAAACTAACCCAACTCCGTAATGATATTCTACCTCATTTTGCATGCACTTAGCTCCTATCACCCTACTACCCCGCAAACAGTGCTAAACATTCAGGACTCTCCAACTCTGCTTAGCTAGGAGAGCTTTATTAAGCCATTCCATTCTTTAAAATTCCATTCCTCCCATTACATTGCTCCTAGCTAATTCAACCCGAGTGATCCAATGTATCGCCCTTGCATAATATCCTCACTCtaccaaaaattaaatattatgctATCTAGCTTCTTAATGTCCCCCATAGGAAGCTTGAATACAGACATGAAGTTAGGGATCACCTGAACCACAGCTTTTTAACATAACTTTCTGCAGGAATGCTAGCAACACTTCTTTTTTGTTACTTTCTTAGACaattacttttctattttttcacCTCATTTAACTTTTCAATCTATACTTATTCAATAAGCtaacttattttattcttaataaataaaagtaaatttgcTATCTTAAtgtcaattttaaaaatattttattactaagAATAACagatttttaatcttaagaatattttattattgtgaataatagatttttttaattcctaacaatttaatatagtttttttttttttttgagactATCGCGGCAAAATTACATGAAGAATTAGCACTAAGTATTGAAATGGACACCAGGAATGAAAACTTCCTAAGCAAAATATGCAGATAAAACAAGACCGTTAAAGGAAAattgaaaggaaaataaaaatagtaccCAGTACCAACAGTAAAAGCTCTTTCATTAACATTCCTGTCAAGAATTGAAGGACCTCTTCTgcaaaatttctattttagcttttatttagaaattttgcaCTCTTATAATATTCCCTTACAAAAACTTGCATTAAATGgccaaatatttttaaaataaaaatagtgaatttacttttatttattaagaaaataatttaaaataaatttaacctAGGTAACAAATAATTGGACTGAAATGTGAGTTGATAAcaaataattagattaaaatagACCAATAAAAAAGCAATTGTTTAAAGAAGGTGCTGTCAGCATTCTCCAACTTCCTTCCCGACTTAGAAGCCTGCCCTCCGCTTTTGAACGCACCTGAACGTGCCTCATCCCATTAATGGACTGGTAATTCGACCTTGCCCAACTTACAGGTATTACCAGATAGGATGCGGAAGCCTTCGATTTTCATCCCCAAGTGCTACTGATCTGGTTGGTCTGTTTAGCATGAGTTAATTTTCTACTTCAGCCATTTTTAGATTCTCGAACTTCCATCTATCCAAAtaacattttctttcaaatataaaagtttgTAAGGCAAATTAACGACTGCTCATTATTACATTGGAGACCCTTTTGATCGGCAACTTGCCCTGCCTTATAAATATTCAGCACCCCTCCCTGTGCAAATCTAGACATGCAGCAGCTCAGAAACAGAACCTTATCAACTTAAATCAATCCAATTCAGTTCTTCCggataaagaaaaacaattcaaTAGCATgactcataaataaatatttaaatgataCGCCgacaaaaaaagaacaaaaaaagcaTCAAGAAACTGGTCACCAATGCAATAGGCGGTGGTTGCTACCTTATACTAATTTAGGTTTCCAAATCCATATAATGGCATTGATGAAATGCTTTTTTGGCAATTTAAATCTctaataaaaagagagaacATGTGAAGAACTAGAGAAGTACATTTACAGATACAATGGCATCAAGACGTAACTTCACAAGGGTTAACTACTCCTGTCAATTGTgttcaaaaagataaaagctACCTCAACAGCTTAGACACAAGAGTATCGCAATTGGTTTTACAGCCAATACAGAACCTTTCCGTTTAGAGCCCAAAGGAATGTGCTAAAACCAAGTTAAGTTTTGCTGCAATGATAAGTAGCAGCAAATACACATTTCAGATATAATTCTTACTTCATCCACTCACATGATTGGTCAGCTTCAAGAACAGCCCTGTACACTCACTTAGGATTCCTAAGAACGATGATTACAGAATCTCCACGGAGAAACATCTTACTAATGAATCTGTCCTTGTTAACTGGCATTGCCTTTTTCTTGCCTTTACCAGTCTTTGGTACCTAAGCAAAAGAAACATGCATTTTACTACCAACCACAAAGAActgtaataaaatatagataGGATCACAGATAGGAACAAAAATTCTACCAACCTCGGTCCACATCTCCCTGACATTTTCAAGAACCATGTTGCAATGTCGATCAAAGGCTCTAACACGGCCAAGAAGTTTTTTGTTGTTGCGGCAATTAATGAGTACCTATTGAGAgaagaaaattcaaattttaaaatgacaCATCCTGAAGTTTAAGTAATTCAAGTCATTAAAAATGACACATCCTGACATTTAAGTAATTCAAGTCAGTATAGTAGGCATTCCTAAACAGTAGCCTGCATGAGACAATTAAGAGCTATAAGAATTAATATACCTGTGTGTTATTTTTGACACTCATCATGAGTACTGAGAGAGGTCCTGTGTTGAACTCCTCCTCCTCATTTTTGGTAACCTGCTGTGATTAGACAAGGATAAACAATCAATAGTGATCGGCAAGAAGATGGTGCAAAACATATGATAACATTAAggaaaacaacaagaaaaaACAGTGTCTAAGACGAAACAATTAAGGTTGACAACAACTTACATCTTCCTCCATTGGCCgactgaagaagaaaagggagGGTGGAGCAAAGAGAAAACaggaaaaaaatgattattagCATTCTGCAAACAAACATTGAGATGTGGAATAAGAAAACAAGTGATAGGTTGATTAACCAGTACCTCATCTTGAAAGGAGACCTTTTAAGATTGTCTTCAGCAAAATTCCTGGATCAACGAATCgcgataattaattaaatatcaatcaTCACAATGGCACGAGCATAACATCACTTGATAAGCACCAAGGaaacatttaaaagaaaaatccataatattaaaaaaattcatgatGCGGTATGATGAATGCGCCATACACAAGAGCAAGAAAAGACTCAGATTTAACAATGTGATATCAAAAGGCTTTTTGGAAAgagaataaatatcaaatgaaCCGAAACATGTCGGAAGGctgtgttttatttattaaatatcacACTTTAATACGTTTGCCGATATTCGTTGGTACTCCACACAA comes from Ricinus communis isolate WT05 ecotype wild-type chromosome 5, ASM1957865v1, whole genome shotgun sequence and encodes:
- the LOC8272289 gene encoding small nuclear ribonucleoprotein Sm D2 isoform X1, translating into MSRPMEEDQVTKNEEEEFNTGPLSVLMMSVKNNTQVLINCRNNKKLLGRVRAFDRHCNMVLENVREMWTEVPKTGKGKKKAMPVNKDRFISKMFLRGDSVIIVLRNPK
- the LOC8272289 gene encoding small nuclear ribonucleoprotein Sm D2 isoform X2, encoding MSRPMEEDVTKNEEEEFNTGPLSVLMMSVKNNTQVLINCRNNKKLLGRVRAFDRHCNMVLENVREMWTEVPKTGKGKKKAMPVNKDRFISKMFLRGDSVIIVLRNPK